Proteins co-encoded in one Myxococcus xanthus genomic window:
- a CDS encoding Na+/H+ antiporter subunit B, with amino-acid sequence MNPVVMHTVARLMAPVLLLVSLVLAVRGHDIPGGGFVGGLMAATAFALLMVAFGRPAARKQLRVHPTRLAAAGLLVALFSGVPSMMEGRPFLSGIWGRLPVPGTDGLKVGTPQLFDLGIYLVVLGTAMCFILGMARGEDTTAPEMGG; translated from the coding sequence ATGAACCCCGTGGTGATGCACACCGTGGCGCGGCTGATGGCCCCGGTGCTGCTGCTCGTGTCCCTGGTGCTGGCCGTGCGTGGCCATGACATCCCCGGTGGCGGCTTCGTCGGCGGGCTGATGGCGGCCACGGCGTTCGCGTTGCTGATGGTGGCGTTTGGCCGGCCCGCGGCGCGCAAGCAATTGCGGGTGCACCCCACCCGGTTGGCCGCGGCGGGCCTGCTGGTGGCGCTCTTCAGCGGCGTCCCTTCGATGATGGAAGGCCGGCCCTTCCTGTCCGGAATCTGGGGGCGGTTGCCCGTGCCGGGGACGGATGGATTGAAGGTGGGCACCCCGCAGCTCTTCGACCTGGGCATCTATCTGGTCGTCCTGGGGACGGCCATGTGCTTCATCCTGGGCATGGCCCGGGGCGAGGACACCACGGCGCCGGAGATGGGGGGCTAG
- the mbhE gene encoding hydrogen gas-evolving membrane-bound hydrogenase subunit E encodes MALCIAFFVPFIAAALAVLITRLFKPWAGWVLALFPAGLAVWFGAQVPASVQGEVLSLTLPWMPDLGIDFALRLDGLSLLMALLITGLGTLVVIYAGRYLVHHEVLGRFYGWLLLFMGGMLGIVLADNTLLLFVCWEVTTFSSFILIGFEHKEDAARESAQRALLITALGGQSLLVGLLLMGDVVGTLSISGTIAASDTVRDSPRYLAILLLVLGGAFTKSAQMPFHTWLPGAMTAPTPVSAYLHSATMVKAGVFLLARLSPVLGGTPPWETILTIVGTMTMVLGALLALGHTDLKLVLAYATVSVLGALVMLLGQGTAASIQAMVTFLTAHALYKGTLFLVAGSVDHETGTRDVAHLSGLRKRMPMTAAASAAASLSMMGLPPLFGFVGKELIYEACLEGPGGWPLAMGATVGFGGMVAAALRVGVQPFAGKTFRASKPESKVHEAPPSMWMGPALLGAAGLMLGLVPWAIQPLLAMAAVDIGGSQAGGLELSLWHGVTPALGLSVGSLVIGGSLFALRQPVLKGLRALNLSNHGPERFYQASLSGLLKLSSSMTRVLQNGSLHQYIVVTLATFGGLLALAVFLRLGEWPRGVSKYVLSHEVVVLVGILAAAVLAVVSRSALTSILALGALGLAEALLYVFFGAPDLAMTQIVVQTLTVILFALVFSRFPVQPHEHRFRWWTAALPLAVGGLITWIILHVASTPSHTRLADFYATQSVPAGKGLNIVNVILVDFRAFDTLGEATVLATSGLGVYLLFRTRSQRKKRQV; translated from the coding sequence ATGGCTCTGTGTATCGCCTTCTTCGTTCCATTCATCGCCGCGGCTTTGGCCGTGCTGATCACCCGGCTGTTCAAGCCATGGGCAGGCTGGGTGCTCGCCCTCTTTCCGGCGGGGCTGGCGGTGTGGTTCGGCGCGCAGGTTCCCGCCAGCGTCCAGGGGGAGGTGCTCTCGCTGACGCTGCCGTGGATGCCGGACCTGGGCATCGACTTCGCGCTGCGGCTGGACGGCCTGTCCCTGCTGATGGCGCTGCTCATCACCGGACTGGGCACGCTCGTGGTCATCTACGCGGGGCGCTACCTGGTCCACCATGAGGTGTTGGGCCGCTTCTACGGATGGCTCCTGCTCTTCATGGGCGGGATGCTGGGCATCGTCCTCGCCGACAACACGCTCCTGCTCTTCGTCTGCTGGGAGGTGACGACCTTCAGCTCGTTCATCCTCATCGGCTTCGAGCACAAGGAAGACGCCGCCCGAGAATCCGCGCAGCGGGCCCTGCTCATCACCGCGCTGGGCGGACAGTCCCTGCTGGTGGGCCTGCTCCTGATGGGCGACGTGGTGGGCACGCTGTCCATCTCCGGCACCATCGCCGCCTCGGACACCGTGCGCGACAGCCCCCGCTACCTGGCCATCCTCCTGCTGGTGCTGGGCGGCGCCTTCACCAAATCAGCGCAGATGCCGTTCCACACCTGGCTGCCGGGCGCGATGACAGCGCCCACGCCCGTGAGCGCGTACCTCCACTCCGCCACCATGGTGAAGGCTGGCGTCTTCCTGCTGGCGCGGCTGTCGCCTGTCCTGGGAGGCACACCCCCGTGGGAAACCATCCTCACCATCGTGGGCACGATGACGATGGTGCTGGGCGCCCTGCTGGCGCTGGGGCACACGGACCTCAAACTGGTGCTCGCGTACGCGACGGTGAGTGTCCTGGGGGCCTTGGTGATGTTGCTGGGGCAGGGCACCGCGGCCTCCATCCAGGCCATGGTGACGTTCCTCACCGCGCATGCGCTCTACAAGGGCACGTTGTTCCTGGTGGCGGGGTCGGTGGACCACGAGACGGGCACGCGCGACGTGGCGCACCTGAGCGGGCTGCGCAAGCGCATGCCGATGACGGCCGCGGCCTCCGCGGCCGCCTCCTTGTCGATGATGGGCCTGCCCCCGCTCTTCGGCTTCGTGGGCAAGGAGCTCATCTACGAGGCCTGCCTGGAGGGCCCAGGGGGCTGGCCCCTGGCGATGGGGGCCACGGTGGGCTTCGGCGGCATGGTGGCCGCGGCGCTGCGCGTGGGCGTTCAGCCCTTCGCGGGCAAGACGTTCCGCGCGAGCAAGCCGGAGTCGAAGGTCCACGAAGCGCCTCCGTCCATGTGGATGGGGCCCGCGCTGCTCGGCGCGGCGGGGCTGATGTTGGGCCTGGTGCCCTGGGCCATCCAACCCCTGCTGGCCATGGCGGCGGTGGACATTGGCGGGAGCCAGGCGGGGGGCCTCGAGCTGTCGCTGTGGCACGGCGTGACGCCCGCCCTGGGGTTGAGCGTGGGGAGCCTCGTCATCGGCGGGAGCCTCTTCGCGCTGCGCCAGCCGGTGCTGAAGGGCCTGCGCGCCCTGAATCTGTCCAACCACGGCCCGGAGCGCTTCTACCAGGCCTCCCTGAGCGGCCTGCTCAAGCTGTCCTCGTCGATGACGCGGGTGCTCCAGAACGGCTCGCTGCACCAGTACATCGTCGTCACCCTGGCCACGTTCGGCGGACTGCTTGCGCTGGCCGTCTTCCTGCGGCTGGGGGAATGGCCCCGGGGCGTGTCCAAATACGTGCTGTCTCATGAAGTGGTGGTCCTGGTGGGCATCCTGGCGGCGGCGGTGCTGGCCGTGGTGTCGCGCTCGGCGCTGACGTCCATCCTCGCGCTGGGCGCGCTGGGCCTGGCGGAGGCGCTGCTGTACGTGTTCTTCGGCGCGCCGGACCTGGCCATGACGCAGATCGTGGTGCAGACGCTCACCGTCATCCTGTTCGCGCTCGTCTTCTCGCGCTTCCCGGTGCAGCCGCATGAGCACCGCTTCCGCTGGTGGACGGCGGCCCTGCCCCTGGCCGTGGGCGGGCTCATCACCTGGATCATCTTGCACGTGGCCTCGACGCCCTCGCACACGCGGCTGGCGGACTTCTACGCAACGCAGAGCGTGCCCGCCGGCAAGGGGCTGAACATCGTCAACGTCATCCTGGTGGACTTCCGGGCGTTCGACACCCTGGGAGAGGCCACCGTGCTGGCGACGTCCGGACTGGGTGTCTATCTCCTGTTCCGCACGCGCTCGCAGCGAAAGAAGAGGCAGGTATGA